From one Plasmodium chabaudi chabaudi strain AS genome assembly, chromosome: 4 genomic stretch:
- a CDS encoding mitochondrial carrier protein, putative yields the protein MSKLQVNDALDDIEVEAFDFIWEEWEEYKGDIPLWQHIFCGSIAGIMEHVFMYPLDTLKTYIQTNGCVKDKSCFETCNIYNGENNNKINLKEANGNNIMYTDKRKFCSSSMGCNNCIYNTSCNYNAIYNMKAFGNFNKKHARDINTFNKVKIRKKIDINNGFNNLQIREEKMTSCLMNKKFKTNIYLNKIMNNNSKSFSIYCENNNKMGITEHKHKNPLNKLPSAYCGKNKKIKLLINNIEKYDCSKYCGSLIEEKNGSSNQFMNKSKKSFKSFTNNETLDSGKIGDYNINKNYIRNKGIKKLLSIHSVNNNKELKFIKYKKIPWKYIIKRNQMRKNECKRNGLNFLNRNRIHLIKNIEKNKNGMKLNSRGIYVSQLKRTTENKLSQFSHRIDGIKNTKNMINVNVFKNSINNVITKCLPNSGSANNFDIEKGKKSFNFPVRNFIYNNGYINKEMNMLKDTLVKWCGSNNSSSGIYTNSHFNSFCRTPFKPSIDKTGGNYFFNILNFHKNNDKGALNLFAHVIKNSFFKIKQAQKKNGFIKNSEGIRSGFSLFSVNDQIRKNNLNNFSILRNSNKMLFNNICYATKNYKHNKHDKKIYLSNVRNYHKNCHNINSIYNAFDNNLKNMNFVKNIFYGKNMNKINISTSQNSGLIKNNVSNLYKGVNVVVLGCIPAHALYFSTFEYSKKYFANMNADNSPIKVMKNDIGNNGNGDKITKVEYKLNDLNYFSIAICGFLATIAHDVIIAPIDTIKQRMQLGINKSSLDSIKLMKENGIRSLYLSLPITLLMNIPYQIIMICVNEKMKKHYFEYANGINGTKKNNNIFEKKKNTNTEKIDQGIGLISNLKNVNDEGGYMDGHGGAYLCESNGNDSFKGFTNKSEKESNNYSENYNNYKNGINKMNNSLSYQREYFNNNNNMELKNVYASNYNKNEFFSKYFNHITSYFVCAGIGGGIAAVATNPLDVVKTRIQTECFNSKSFNFFKIVSNIYYKEGCRSFFKGSMARMALCIPASAISWGTYETMKQFFKVNFNDA from the coding sequence ATGAGCAAATTGCAAGTTAACGATGCGTTGGATGATATTGAAGTAGAGGCATTTGATTTTATTTGGGAAGAATGGGAAGAATATAAAGGTGATATTCCATTATGGCAACACATTTTTTGTGGTAGCATTGCAGGGATTATGGAACACGTATTTATGTATCCACTAGATACTCTTAAAACGTATATTCAAACAAATGGTTGTGTGAAAGATAAAAGTTGTTTTGAAacatgtaatatatataatggtgaaaataataataagatAAATTTGAAGGAAGCTAATGGTAATAACATTATGTATACTgacaaaagaaaattttgCAGTTCCTCAATGGGTTGTAacaattgtatatataatacatcatgtaattataatgccatttataatatgaaagCATTTGGAAATTTTAATAAGAAACATGCTAGAGATATCAACACATTTAACAAAGTAAaaatcagaaaaaaaatagatattAATAATGGCTTTAACAATCTACAAATTAGAGAAGAGAAGATGACATCCTGTTtgatgaataaaaaatttaaaacaaatatttatttaaataaaataatgaataataacAGTAAAAGTTTTAGTATATattgtgaaaataataacaaaatggGCATTACTGAACATAAGCATAAAAATCCTCTTAATAAATTACCATCTGCATATTGTggtaaaaacaaaaaaataaaattgttgataaataatattgaaaagTATGACTGTAGTAAATACTGTGGAAGTTTgattgaagaaaaaaatggatcTTCAAACCAGTTTATGAACAAGAGTAAGAAAAGTTTCAAATCGTttacaaataatgaaacatTAGATAGTGGTAAAATTGGagattataatataaataaaaattatattcgaaataaaggaataaaaaaattactatCCATCCATTctgttaataataataaagaattaaaattcatcaaatacaaaaagataccatggaaatatattataaaaagaaacCAAATGCGCAAAAATGAATGTAAAAGAAATGgcttgaattttttaaatagaaATAGAATACaccttataaaaaatattgaaaagaataaaaacgGAATGAAATTAAATAGTCGAGGCATATATGTTAGCCAATTAAAAAGAACaacagaaaataaattgtcACAATTTTCTCATAGAATTGACGGCATTAAAAAtactaaaaatatgataaatgtaaatgtttttaaaaattcgaTTAATAATGTGATTACTAAGTGCTTGCCAAATAGTGGTAGTGCAAACAATTTTGATATAGAGAAGggaaaaaaatcatttaattttccaGTGcgtaattttatatacaacaatggttatataaataaagaaatgaatATGCTTAAAGATACGCTGGTTAAATGGTGTGGCAGTAATAATAGTTCGTCTGGAATTTATACTAATTCACATTTCAATAGCTTTTGTAGAACCCCATTTAAGCCAAGTATTGATAAAACAGGTggaaactatttttttaatattttgaattttcacaaaaataatgacaAAGGCGCActtaatttatttgcacatgtaattaaaaatagtttttttaaaataaaacaagcacaaaaaaaaaatggatttataaaaaattcggAAGGTATAAGAAGTGGATTTTCTTTATTCTCAGTTAATGATCAGATAcgaaaaaacaatttaaataatttttctatattaagaaatagtaataaaatgttatttaataatatatgttatgccacaaaaaattataaacataataaacatgataaaaaaatatatttgtctaATGTACGAAATTATCACAAAAATTGccataatattaattcgATTTATAACGCATTTGataacaatttaaaaaatatgaattttgtaaaaaatatattttatggtaaaaatatgaacaaaataaatatatcaacaTCTCAAAACAGTggattgataaaaaataatgtttcaaatttatataaaggtGTTAATGTTGTAGTGTTGGGATGTATACCTGCACATGCATTATACTTTTCTACATTTGAATATTCtaagaaatattttgcaAATATGAATGCAGATAATAGTCCTATAAAggtaatgaaaaatgatattgGAAATAATGGGAATGGTGATAAAATAACCAAAgttgaatataaattaaatgatcttaattattttagtaTAGCTATTTGTGGATTTCTTGCCACAATTGCCCATGATGTAATTATTGCACCTATTGATACAATAAAACAACGAATGCAATTgggaataaataaaagttcACTTGATTCAATAAAACTAATGAAAGAAAATGGTATAAGAAGTTTATATTTAAGTTTGCCAATAACATTACTTATGAATATACCttatcaaattattatgatatgTGTTAacgaaaaaatgaagaagcattattttgaatatgcAAATGGGATAAATGGGacgaagaaaaataataatatttttgaaaaaaaaaaaaatacaaatactGAAAAAATAGATCAAGGAATTGGATTAATAagtaatttaaaaaatgtgaatgATGAGGGTGGATATATGGATGGGCATGGTGGAGCATATCTTTGTGAGAGCAATGGGAATGATTCATTTAAAGGGTTTACTAATAAATCAGAAAAGGAATCGAATAATTATtcagaaaattataataattataaaaatggtatcaataaaatgaataattcGTTAAGTTATCAAAgagaatattttaataataacaataatatggaattaaaaaatgtgtatgcctctaattataacaaaaatgaattttttagtaaatattttaatcatATAACATCCTATTTTGTATGTGCGGGTATTGGAGGAGGTATAGCAGCAGTTGCAACGAATCCATTAGATGTAGTAAAAACAAGAATACAAACAGAATGCTTTAATTCCAAAagtttcaatttttttaagatagtttcaaatatatattataaagaaGGTTGTCGTTCTTTTTTCAAAGGTTCGATGGCAAGAATGGCTTTATGCATACCAGCGTCAGCAATATCATGGGGAACTTATGAAACAATGAAGCAATTTTTCAAAGTGAATTTTAACGAtgcataa
- a CDS encoding nucleoporin NUP221, putative — MYMQNSSSNNVFGSYNNQGNNLNKGLFGNAGNQSGLTNTNTSNLFGGSKPQQQNNMMVNKNLFSMGGNTGGLDANKSIYDNMNNQSNLGNKNLFGGSGMNTNSMQSGGGMGRNSLFMNTSNQSNLNMKNMFDSGSNLNNTQGGNLSNKGLFGGLQQNNQSSSGGNLFGNLSSQTNTGGMYSGLSSGANQNKGTGLFGTSGNTNQVSSSSIFGSTSAMGQNKLGGVFGNLQSADQNAQNAGNANNSLFGGMSGNQLKPMSTGSNLFGGMSGNTNTNTGTSNLFGNNNAASGMNQNKPGGFFGNLQGSNQGTTGSSMFGNTSNNTASGMNQNKSSVFFGNLQGSNQGTTGSSMFGGMGSGMNQNKPGGLLGNLQSQNQGAAGTTTNSSIFGSSASGLNQNRGSTLFSGMSNTGTSTTNTTNNLFGGTSAMGQNKLGGVFGNLQSTNQNAQNAGNTSNSLFGGMSGNQLKPMSTGSNLFGGMSANTTANTGTSNLFGNNNAASGMNQSKPSSNIFGSLSSATQPAGTTTSSSATTGNIFGSTQTQNQGMGSNVFGSSMGMNQNKFGNMFGGTNTNQSSTMGSTFGNTGLGASGISSTPALGSGTSTTTGLGGGLGLSSGGIGGTTTNTGLGMSGLTNTTGGTTGGISSSTGSSNLFGGLSSTSNTNTMSLGDNKNLFGSKPGFSLGATTTASGQSSTNLSLGTNLGGGLLSPSLNTTTSSGLGTNLGSTTTGSTNLLGGLTGGIGSTSTLGAGTTASPTIGIGSTTTNLSSNTNALSNTSLGGNLLSSGSSMNQTGISFLGDKNLIGGNQGSMQSNLLTVGSKDKSNDLLTNKLNINKESSESQAKTTKFDDDVVISKKKEDIFNKAYDDENDISNDEINLIKSQDGTFYNYINLIINDNINDIQKTTFSLLNDHDSLMWDNFKSNIFKNFVDYLVNFKQKKNQKIIKSNVLDLDQHEFQILIWLYNINSYKIDFIPFKSFYYLLLSNTNLNYSKMFISNSDKSILPRNFVEINDHYYMNYKSYFLKSQINKHHDNYSGLNREGIGNSSSGGVSGNSIPISASNSVLDIDSIYKQILKDILNSLLNMNLSITKENMKKKEKDEYYENGDANNKNNANSGSSYTYENLLLNYLFGTLQHLHDKFYKLEISNYLSKDLNQIDEYFVDTKSNEIFSYCYDNFYKNEMDKENCTIHFFFYLVNIMFRCGNYIGLIQIIKNDEFIKNLNIDSYLNDFIILLIRILLLIYNQNNEISIFENMKIDIDCSDIFKKKIHMSNLINFFHSILYICSNNIYAYDLLCILFSDIFYKKGNMYTNREKKIEMKNIFYYVQKKKRNSNYVDNNSDRNSGNEDNYDSEGENNNIDRGSNSANNNKGGKSKGNESKGSFLDVFTNMLNKSKKSKNEEDEPFETMEINEEIEKLNRENMSTTNTEMLGITNKYSYNFEYCNIETSIWIELSLFLSKNFDLYGSKFQENFDILDTSLSYYNYDDDNNAFLNDTKHKRDMINSKIEELFISISNCIINENREYFSVCSKLRVDDVINNFIIVDGKISEKVKSSVFKVLRTNFLLYIKLFYYLLLVGNIYVTVGFLSCISNNIQRILLVLTIFLHKNNVFENSKLNNIKIKTLGFLKLKNDNNTILYNSKDINDNVPTDSDNMNLILLSMNNTDIPFDYFLLRNNNINILLKATYLLNLKTNISIKLLKSIVQENQGILLNESIIGHINNDGNIFYGKLHDFLFLFKNKVKSRRNIKCFFLMYYVLYKKKFYNSNILRKVRKEIDNEYQYKCRNFKFVQNKNINTLNNISLDNSIINVHSSILYKISQFYSILAYFANQRKNYIVSFICYYILNDEQSAINSLLRIYNDELIYYYFNNEKEYGYIRKCAFRFYHLAKNMWPSNVKLESIEQKSYLVLCILFMKKKMFEEAFAIFSLALIPDNMLEKLSTADYYNIDLSSNFLVTLRELCKKNYKISELVDQSMIRSVVKFLLPIKDKLDGQVVESINYLGSLTF, encoded by the exons atgtatatgcaaAACTCATCATCAAATAATGTTTTTGGGTCATACAATAACCAAGggaataatttaaataaaggtTTATTTGGAAATGCAGGAAATCAATCTGGCTTAACAAATACAAACACCTCCAATTTATTTGGGGGATCAAAGCCACAGCAGCAAAACAATATGATGGTAAATAAGAATTTATTTAGTATGGGAGGAAATACAGGGGGATTAGATGcaaataaaagtatatatgataatatgaataatcaATCTAATTTAGGTAATAAGAATTTATTTGGTGGATCAGGTATGAATACTAATAGTATGCAAAGCGGAGGAGGTATGGGTAGGAATAGTTTATTTATGAATACAAGTAATCAAagtaatttaaatatgaaaaatatgtttgatAGCGGTTcgaatttaaataatacacaAGGAGGCAATTTAAGTAATAAAGGGCTTTTTGGAGGCTTACAGCAAAACAACCAAAGCTCATCAGGTGGCAATTTATTTGGTAATTTATCATCTCAAACAAATACAGGAGGTATGTATAGTGGCTTATCATCTGGAGCCAATCAAAATAAAGGTACCGGATTATTTGGTACATCTGGAAATACAAATCAAGTATCATCAAGTAGTATATTTGGAAGTACTTCAGCTATGGGCCAAAATAAATTAGGTGGAGTATTTGGTAATTTACAATCAGCAGATCAAAATGCTCAAAATGCAGGGAATGCTAATAATAGTTTATTTGGTGGAATGTCAGGAAACCAATTAAAACCTATGAGTACAGGTAGCAATCTTTTTGGAGGTATGTCAGGAAATACTAATACAAATACTGGAACAAGTAATTTATTTGGAAATAACAATGCTGCTTCAGGAATGAATCAAAATAAACCTGGTGGCTTTTTTGGAAATTTACAAGGTTCAAATCAAGGGACTACTGGTAGTAGCATGTTTGGAAATACTAGTAATAATACAGCTTCTGGAAtgaatcaaaataaatctAGTGTTTTTTTCGGAAATTTACAAGGGTCAAATCAAGGGACTACTGGTAGTAGTATGTTTGGTGGTATGGGTTCTGGTATGAATCAAAACAAGCCTGGTGGGCTTTTAGGAAATTTACAAAGCCAAAATCAAGGAGCTGCAGGTACTACTACGAATAGTAGCATATTTGGTAGTTCTGCTTCTGGATTGAATCAAAATAGAGGAAGTACATTATTTTCTGGTATGTCCAATACCGGTACAAGCACTACTAATACgacaaataatttatttggaGGTACTTCAGCTATGGgtcaaaataaattaggCGGAGTATTTGGTAATTTACAATCAACAAATCAAAATGCTCAAAATGCAGGGAATACTAGTAATAGTTTATTTGGTGGAATGTCAGGAAATCAATTAAAACCTATGAGTACAGGTAGCAATCTTTTTGGAGGTATGTCAGCAAATACTACTGCAAATACTGGAACAAGTAATTTAtttggaaataataatgctgCTTCAGGAATGAATCAAAGCAAACCAAGTAGTAACATATTTGGGTCATTGTCATCAGCAACCCAACCAGCTGGTACGACTACAAGTAGTAGTGCTACTACTGGTAATATATTTGGTAGTACACAAACACAAAATCAAGGTATGGGTAGTAATGTTTTTGGATCATCCATGGGAAtgaatcaaaataaatttggtAATATGTTTGGAGGAACAAATACTAATCAAAGCAGTACAATGGGTAGTACATTTGGAAATACTGGGCTTGGAGCTTCAGGAATATCATCAACTCCAGCCTTAGGATCGGGCACAAGTACCACAACTGGGTTAGGAGGTGGATTAGGATTATCAAGTGGTGGTATAGGAGGAACAACAACAAATACTGGTTTAGGCATGTCCGGTCTTACTAATACTACAGGTGGTACAACTGGTGGTATTTCTAGTAGCACTGGTAGCAGTAATTTATTTGGTGGCTTAAGTTCAACTTCGAATACAAATACAATGTCTTTAGGTGATAACAAAAATTTGTTTGGATCTAAACCAGGTTTTAGTCTTGGTGCAACAACTACTGCTTCAGGACAAAGTAGCACAAATTTAAGTTTGGGAACAAATTTAGGAGGCGGATTATTAAGCCCAAGTTTGAATACAACGACAAGTAGTGGATTAGGTACAAATCTTGGTAGTACTACTACTGGAAGTACAAACTTATTAGGTGGTTTAACTGGGGGTATAGGAAGTACTAGTACGCTAGGTGCTGGCACAACAGCTTCACCAACAATTGGAATTGGTAGTACTACTACAAATTTAAGTAGTAATACTAATGCATTAAGTAATACTAGTTTAGGTGGTAATTTATTAAGTAGTGGTTCTAGTATGAACCAGACAggaatatcatttttaggCGATAAGAATTTAATAGGTGGAAATCAAGGAAGTATGCAAAGCAACTTATTAACAGTAGGCAGTAAAGATAAAAGTAATGATTTGTTAACAAATAAgttgaatataaataaagaaagtAGTGAAAGTCAGGCTAAAACAACAAAATTTGATGATGATGTAGTaattagtaaaaaaaaggaagacatatttaataaggcatatgatgatgaaaatgatattagtaatgatgaaataaatttaataaaaagtcAAGATGgtacattttataattatataaatttaataataaatgataatataaatgatattcAAAAAACAACATTTTCTTTACTAAATGATCATGATTCTTTAATGTGggataattttaaaagtaacatttttaagaaCTTTGTTGATTATTTGGTTAATTTtaaacagaaaaaaaatcagaagattataaaaagtaaTGTATTAGATTTAGATCAACATGAATTTCAAATTTTGATATggttatataatataaattcgTATAAGATAGATTTTATACCTTTTAAAAgtttttactatttattattaagtaATACGAACTTAAATTATTCTAAGATGTTTATTAGCAATTCAGATAAAAGTATTTTGCCTCGAAATTTTGTTGAAATCAAtgatcattattatatgaattataagagctactttttaaaatctcaaataaataagcatCATGATAATTACAGTGGATTGAATAGAGAAGGGATAGGAAATAGTAGTAGTGGTGGAGTTAGTGGAAATTCAATACCGATTAGTGCTAGCAACTCTGTTTTAGATATCGATTCTATATATAAGCAGatattaaaagatatattaaatagtttattaaatatgaatttaaGTATAACTAAAgagaatatgaaaaaaaaagaaaaggatGAATATTATGAGAATGGTgatgcaaataataaaaataatgcaaatTCTGGAAGTAGTTATACATATGagaatttattattaaattatttatttggtaCATTACAGCATTTACAtgacaaattttataaactaGAGATAAGTAACTATTTATCAAAAGATTTAAATCAGATAgatgaatattttgttgatactaaatcaaatgaaatattttcatattgttATGATaacttttataaaaatgaaatggaCAAAGAAAATTGTACAAtccatttctttttttatcttgttaatattatgtTTCGATGTGGTAATTATATTGGTTTAATACAGATAATAAAGAATGATGAgtttatcaaaaatttaaatattgatagttatttaaatgattttattatattattaataagaatattattattaatatataaccagaataatgaaataagtatatttgaaaatatgaaaatagaTATAGATTGTAGTGAcatttttaagaaaaaaattcatatgtctaatttaattaatttttttcattcgattctttatatatgttcaaataatatatatgcatatgatttgttgtgtatattattttcggatatattttacaagaaaggaaatatgtatacaaacagagaaaagaaaattgaaatgaaaaatatattttattatgtacagaaaaagaaaagaaatagTAATTATgttgataataatagtgaTAGAAATAGTGGTAACGAAGATAATTATGATAGTGAAggagaaaataataatattgatcGAGGTAGTAATAGtgctaataataataagggAGGAAAAAGTAAAGGAAATGAGAGTAAAGGTTCTTTTTTAGATGTCTTTACAAATATGTTAAACAAGtctaaaaaatcaaaaaatgaagaagatgAACCATTTGAAACTATGGAAATAAACgaagaaattgaaaaaCTTAACAGAGAAAATATGAGTACAACTAATACTGAAATGTTAGGTATAACTAATAAGTATAGCTACAATTTTGAATACTGTAATATTGAAACAAGTATATGGATTGAATtgagtttatttttatcaaaaaattttgatctTTATGGTAGTAAATTTCaagaaaattttgatatCCTTGACACTAGTTTaagttattataattatgacgatgataataatgcatttttaaatgatacaAAACATAAACGAGATATGataaatagtaaaatagaagaattatttatttcgatTTCAAATTGTATTATAAATGAGAATAGAGAATATTTTTCAGTGTGTTCAAAATTACGTGTTGATgatgttataaataattttattattgttgaTGGGAAAATATCAGAAAAAGTGAAAAGTAGTGTATTTAAAGTTTTAAgaacaaattttttattatatataaaactattttattatttattactagtaggaaatatatatgtaacagttggatttttatcatgtatatcaaataatattcaaaGGATATTATTGGTATTAACAATATTCTTacacaaaaataatgtttttgaaaatagtaaattaaataatataaaaataaaaaccttaggatttttaaaattgaaaaatgataataatacaattcTTTATAATTCAAAAGATATTAATGATAATGTTCCAACAGATTCAGACAATatgaatttaatattattaagtaTGAACAATACAGATATACCATTTGATTATTTCTTACTtcgaaataataatataaatatattattaaaagctacatatttattaaatttaaaaacaaatataagtattaaattattaaaaagtatagTACAAGAAAATCAaggaatattattaaatgaatCAATAATAGgacatattaataatgatggaaatatattttatggaaaattacatgattttttatttttatttaaaaataaagtaaaaagccgaagaaatataaaatgtttttttttgatgtattatgtattatataaaaaaaagttttataatagtaatattttaagaaaAGTTAGAAAAGAGATTGATAATGAATATCAATATAAATGCAGAAATTTCAAATTcgttcaaaataaaaatattaacacattgaataatatatctttaGATAATTCGATCATAAATGTCCATTCATcgattttgtataaaatatctCAATTCTATTCAATACTAGCATATTTTGCAAatcaaagaaaaaattatatagtatcatttatatgttattatatattaaatgatgAACAAAGTGCCATAAATTCTTTATTAAGAATATACAACGATGAGCTTATATACTACTATTTTAATAACGAGAAAGAATATGGATATATTCGAAAGTGTGCTTTTCGATTTTACCATTTGGCTAAG aatATGTGGCCTTCAAATGTCAAGCTTGAGTCAATCGAACAAAAATCATACTTAGTTTTATGCATcttatttatgaaaaagaaaatgtttGAAGAAGCTTTtgctattttttcattagcTTTAATACCTGATAACATGCTAGAAAAACTTTCAACTGCAGATTATTATAACATTGACTTATCGTCGAACTTTTTAGTAACATTAAGAGAactatgcaaaaaaaattacaag ATAAGTGAATTGGTTGACCAGTCAATGATTCGTTCAGTTGTTAAATTTTTGTTGCCTATTAAAGACAAGTTAGATGGCCAAGTTGTTGAGAGTATAAACTATTTAGGATCCTTAACCTTTTAA